From Phycisphaeraceae bacterium, a single genomic window includes:
- a CDS encoding UDP-glucose/GDP-mannose dehydrogenase family protein, which yields MRITMVGTGYVGLVTGTCFANTGNDVTCLDIDEKKIARLNKGESPIYEPGLDELIRRNVKAGRLKFTTDKKAAYQRAEVVFVCVGTPSDDRGRADLKYVLAAARDIGDAIESDTAEADRRAKIIVVKSTVPVGTNAKVKAEISSRTRKPFYMASNPEFLKEGAAINDFNKPDRVVIGCADKGTGDRLRDLYEPFVRQGNPIFLMDIPSAEMVKYAANAMLATKISFINEIANLCESYGADIDEVRRGMCSDKRIGNQFLYPGLGYGGSCFPKDVLAVISMGDEADTKTHLLAAVHDVNQKQRLAFLAKIDKHFAPAPGNKFSNGNGKTAPANLKGRRIAVWGIAFKPGTDDIREAPSITLMKALLERGAQVAAYDPVAFEPARHVFGDKIEYINEPTSALDKADALIVCTDWDEFRQPDFEDMKRRMKSPVVFDGRNLYRPDHMKEQGFIYHSVGRDAVIKD from the coding sequence ATGCGCATCACGATGGTGGGAACCGGTTACGTTGGCCTCGTCACGGGTACTTGCTTTGCCAATACTGGAAACGACGTGACCTGTCTCGATATCGATGAAAAAAAAATCGCTCGGCTTAACAAGGGTGAGTCACCCATCTACGAGCCGGGGCTTGATGAGTTGATCCGTCGCAATGTTAAAGCGGGACGACTCAAGTTCACCACGGACAAAAAGGCGGCGTATCAACGCGCGGAGGTTGTCTTTGTCTGTGTCGGCACACCTAGTGACGATCGCGGCCGGGCTGATCTGAAATACGTGCTGGCGGCGGCGCGGGACATAGGCGATGCGATCGAGAGCGACACAGCCGAGGCTGACCGTCGCGCCAAGATCATCGTCGTTAAATCCACCGTGCCTGTCGGCACCAACGCAAAGGTCAAGGCGGAGATCAGCTCACGCACCCGCAAGCCTTTTTACATGGCTTCGAACCCGGAGTTTCTCAAGGAAGGCGCAGCGATCAACGACTTCAACAAGCCTGATCGCGTGGTCATCGGCTGCGCGGACAAGGGCACGGGTGATCGGCTGCGCGATCTCTACGAGCCGTTCGTGCGTCAGGGAAACCCGATTTTTCTGATGGATATTCCCAGCGCGGAGATGGTCAAGTATGCCGCCAACGCCATGCTTGCCACGAAAATCTCGTTCATTAACGAAATCGCCAACCTCTGCGAAAGCTACGGTGCGGACATCGATGAAGTCCGTCGCGGGATGTGCAGTGATAAACGGATCGGCAACCAGTTCCTCTATCCGGGTCTGGGCTACGGCGGAAGCTGCTTCCCCAAGGATGTGCTGGCGGTGATCTCGATGGGTGACGAGGCGGATACCAAGACGCACCTGCTGGCCGCGGTCCACGATGTCAATCAGAAACAAAGGCTGGCGTTCCTGGCGAAAATCGACAAACACTTCGCCCCCGCCCCCGGAAACAAATTCAGTAACGGTAACGGTAAGACGGCTCCCGCGAATCTCAAGGGCAGGCGGATTGCAGTCTGGGGTATTGCATTCAAGCCCGGCACGGATGACATCCGCGAAGCGCCTTCGATCACCTTGATGAAGGCTCTGCTTGAGCGTGGTGCGCAGGTTGCGGCATATGACCCGGTGGCCTTTGAGCCGGCCCGGCATGTCTTTGGTGACAAGATCGAATACATCAACGAGCCGACCTCAGCTCTGGATAAAGCCGATGCGCTGATCGTCTGCACCGACTGGGATGAGTTCCGCCAACCGGACTTTGAGGATATGAAGCGGCGGATGAAGTCCCCCGTGGTGTTCGATGGTCGAAACCTCTACCGCCCGGACCACATGAAGGAACAGGGGTTCATCTATCACTCGGTGGGGCGTGACGCGGTGATCAAAGATTGA
- a CDS encoding PEP-CTERM sorting domain-containing protein has protein sequence MKSTSLLFALAVSLLTSTLAFAAPVTHGTLVADDGVDVYDWELADLISTHIPTYESMILAFTECYGGDKMDDFAGKPNTTVLSGSTPGNTTQYGGYHAALSGALTPGSTTNAAHAAGVAGAHPTGDSPTSAGPNQTIGGTNSTHILIWAGDPNAQDQQDIQNIHNNFAGHPNTTITTLSGDGTGPNADGAATKDNLIDALDDIGDVMNANEQFILFVTDHGDLDTGENAATLTPGANNFTIPLPALPDMINDPLNIPGLSIFSQHQIVPTEILQMQLNGQNMPSSFFDVFTEIQLDYDNDTIIDMYEYHAPLWISEGALLPSNNLFIGAGISSSLDLISLESGAISRLPEPASLVLLAAGILGIAPRRRTTGRA, from the coding sequence ATGAAAAGTACATCCCTTCTTTTCGCTCTGGCGGTTTCCCTCTTAACCTCGACGCTGGCGTTCGCGGCACCGGTCACTCACGGCACATTGGTGGCTGATGATGGTGTGGATGTTTATGACTGGGAATTGGCTGACCTGATCAGCACCCATATCCCGACCTATGAAAGCATGATCCTCGCCTTTACCGAGTGCTACGGCGGGGACAAGATGGATGACTTTGCTGGCAAGCCCAATACCACCGTTCTCTCCGGCAGCACGCCAGGCAATACGACACAGTACGGCGGATACCACGCTGCCCTCAGCGGCGCGCTGACACCCGGCAGCACCACCAACGCGGCACATGCCGCTGGTGTCGCGGGTGCCCATCCGACCGGCGACTCACCCACCTCAGCAGGCCCCAACCAGACCATCGGCGGGACCAACTCCACTCACATCCTCATCTGGGCGGGTGATCCCAATGCCCAGGATCAGCAGGACATTCAAAACATCCACAACAACTTTGCCGGCCATCCCAACACCACCATCACCACTCTCTCCGGCGATGGTACCGGCCCTAACGCCGATGGTGCCGCCACCAAGGACAACCTCATCGACGCCCTCGATGACATCGGCGACGTGATGAACGCCAACGAGCAATTCATCCTCTTCGTCACCGACCACGGCGATCTCGATACCGGTGAAAACGCGGCGACTCTCACCCCCGGTGCGAACAATTTCACCATTCCTCTGCCCGCGCTGCCCGACATGATTAACGATCCGCTCAACATCCCCGGACTGTCCATTTTCAGCCAGCACCAGATCGTGCCGACTGAGATCCTGCAGATGCAGCTCAACGGGCAGAACATGCCTTCGTCGTTCTTTGATGTCTTTACGGAGATTCAGCTCGACTACGACAACGACACGATCATCGACATGTATGAGTACCACGCACCGCTGTGGATCTCGGAAGGGGCACTCCTACCGTCCAACAATCTGTTTATCGGCGCGGGTATCTCCTCGTCGCTGGACTTGATCTCGCTGGAAAGCGGCGCGATTTCCCGGCTGCCTGAGCCGGCCAGTCTTGTGCTGCTGGCGGCAGGAATCCTCGGTATCGCACCGCGGCGCAGGACAACTGGTCGCGCGTAA
- a CDS encoding heparinase II/III family protein, protein MTISSCIDRAAIAAADIINSATPLECTLLGVHPRLFCITHPFEILRQRLDAEPWKHWMERLRRDGESRLTIQIPERLMGVSNPGFDARGIGGHLISLSLLYRLTEESKYRDRVLYLMRRLDGEPNWGDSLTYGHWAQGYAVALDWLWHDLDEATRHACIETLYSRTRYVFDKWATYRAGDAFGYTWNIAAVVLGGVMAAAGCLYGERADVAPFANLAWEKMHAQSNALGPDGVSPEGIMYGGYYASYLTANFFLAGELLGHDLFAMTPWLSRYAMALYDQSLPRASWIADDAFFMQGDAHGNVFGSESVLRIIATATGDPATQWLADEFLKSGFGSVSPFTFLLYDPGIKAVPPLGRSPFAWLEDHDIVIMRDNWSGTESASVVKCGPNVGHHAARRYNHPLGGGHMQPNNGEIQIFSHGGWVLTHPGYVYKNTAFHNTLLINGVGQYGENSEWFEDLPYRQRRQYPFMERAEHHELWDYCIADMTLAYPVELGLRRLRRHVLYIRPDVWIIADAVESVSPITPTLLFHTAFPVRGSDSNTFVGRGEKVACRLRFHAAAALKATTEDQPRIHTGGKTHGTMPLLRISPATAATRHLLVTCVQTAPAAAEVTEAVQIDVSGLEDEVRIHTAMPRLTVTLTPFSSQAPAAKDA, encoded by the coding sequence ATGACAATCAGTTCATGCATTGACCGTGCAGCGATCGCGGCTGCAGACATCATCAACAGCGCCACGCCGCTCGAATGCACGCTATTAGGCGTTCATCCGCGTCTGTTCTGTATTACGCATCCGTTCGAGATACTTCGGCAGCGGCTCGATGCTGAGCCGTGGAAGCATTGGATGGAGCGTCTGCGGCGCGATGGCGAGTCGCGCCTGACGATTCAAATTCCTGAACGACTTATGGGCGTGAGCAATCCCGGCTTTGATGCTCGCGGAATCGGCGGCCACCTCATCAGCCTCTCCCTGCTTTATCGCCTGACCGAGGAGTCCAAATACCGCGACCGAGTCTTGTATCTCATGCGGCGGTTGGACGGCGAGCCGAACTGGGGTGACTCGCTGACCTACGGCCACTGGGCGCAGGGCTACGCGGTGGCGCTCGACTGGCTCTGGCACGATCTCGATGAGGCGACGCGGCATGCCTGTATCGAAACGCTGTACAGCCGCACACGCTACGTCTTCGACAAGTGGGCTACCTACCGGGCCGGCGATGCGTTCGGATATACGTGGAACATCGCGGCGGTTGTCCTCGGCGGCGTGATGGCCGCGGCCGGCTGCCTCTACGGCGAGCGTGCTGATGTCGCACCATTCGCCAACCTCGCCTGGGAAAAAATGCACGCCCAGAGCAACGCCCTTGGTCCCGACGGCGTGTCACCTGAAGGCATCATGTACGGCGGGTACTACGCCAGCTATCTCACAGCCAATTTTTTTCTGGCCGGCGAGTTGCTAGGCCACGACCTTTTCGCCATGACTCCGTGGCTGTCGCGGTACGCAATGGCGCTTTACGACCAGTCGCTCCCCCGCGCTTCATGGATTGCTGACGACGCTTTTTTCATGCAGGGCGACGCCCACGGCAATGTGTTCGGCAGCGAATCCGTCCTGCGGATTATCGCCACCGCGACTGGTGATCCTGCTACGCAATGGCTGGCTGACGAGTTTCTCAAGAGCGGCTTCGGGAGTGTCAGTCCGTTCACGTTCCTGCTCTACGATCCTGGGATCAAAGCTGTGCCTCCGCTCGGCCGCTCACCGTTCGCATGGCTGGAAGATCACGACATCGTGATCATGCGCGACAACTGGAGCGGGACCGAATCAGCCAGCGTCGTCAAGTGCGGTCCGAATGTCGGCCATCATGCCGCCCGCCGCTACAACCACCCGCTCGGCGGCGGACACATGCAACCCAACAACGGAGAAATCCAGATTTTTTCCCATGGCGGGTGGGTCTTGACCCATCCCGGCTACGTTTACAAAAACACCGCATTTCACAACACTCTGCTGATCAACGGCGTCGGCCAGTATGGTGAAAACTCGGAGTGGTTCGAGGACTTGCCGTATCGCCAGCGTCGTCAGTATCCATTCATGGAACGGGCCGAGCATCACGAGTTGTGGGATTACTGCATCGCTGACATGACCCTGGCTTATCCTGTGGAATTGGGTTTGCGCCGATTGCGGCGGCATGTCCTCTACATCAGGCCCGATGTCTGGATCATCGCCGACGCCGTGGAGAGCGTGTCTCCGATCACGCCGACGCTCCTGTTTCATACGGCCTTTCCCGTTCGGGGCAGTGATTCCAACACCTTTGTCGGACGCGGGGAGAAGGTTGCCTGTCGTCTCCGCTTTCATGCTGCTGCGGCACTTAAGGCGACGACGGAGGACCAGCCACGCATCCACACCGGGGGCAAGACGCATGGCACGATGCCTCTGTTGCGGATTTCTCCAGCCACCGCCGCGACGCGACATCTGCTGGTAACGTGCGTGCAGACTGCGCCAGCCGCTGCTGAGGTCACGGAAGCGGTTCAGATCGATGTGTCAGGCTTGGAGGATGAGGTGCGTATCCATACGGCGATGCCCCGCCTGACCGTGACGCTTACGCCTTTCAGCAGTCAAGCACCGGCTGCTAAGGATGCCTGA